In the genome of Natronorubrum sediminis, one region contains:
- a CDS encoding FAD-dependent oxidoreductase, which produces MAEFTRDDLPGEPTSWWLASTPESTRDDETGGGEREGDEAGDEDDETRTLTTDQSVDVAVVGAGIAGLSTAYSLRERGETVAVLERDRVASGVTAKSTAKLTSQHGEIYDHLRREFGRRQARQYARVQEDAIDRVEGLVDALDIDCGFERQPSYLYSNEPDAIQRETDAAQAAGLEATYVTSVPPFERAQAAVRFDDQAWFHPRKYLLAITDELRDDEGASVYERTRVTDLDPGTPCRVHTSEGTVTARRVVLATGFPILDRIGYFARMHPKRSYVLGIRLAGDPPEGMYYRSSDNYRSVRSHRDTDGELLLVGGENHKTGQGGSTAERYQRLERWARERFPVDEVAYRWSTQDYKPVDKVPFVGRVGGAENVLVATGFRGWGMTNGVAAGTLLAKLVTGEEPPERDLFDPLRFTPKTSAGSALTENADAMSQFATDWARSLLSPGLESLDPGEGRVVRQGGKPVACSRDDDGELHATSAVCTHMYCVVEWNDAEGSWDCPCHGSRFDPDGDVLEGPATDDLPKRESLDGPPSDSEPGSNR; this is translated from the coding sequence ATGGCCGAATTCACTCGAGACGATCTTCCCGGCGAACCGACATCGTGGTGGCTCGCGAGCACCCCAGAGTCGACGCGAGACGATGAGACGGGAGGTGGTGAGAGAGAAGGTGACGAAGCAGGGGATGAGGACGACGAAACCAGGACGCTGACGACCGACCAGTCGGTCGACGTAGCGGTCGTCGGTGCCGGAATCGCCGGTCTCTCGACGGCGTACTCGCTTCGCGAACGCGGCGAAACGGTCGCCGTCCTCGAGCGTGATCGCGTCGCGAGCGGGGTGACGGCGAAGTCGACGGCGAAACTGACCAGCCAACACGGCGAGATATACGACCACCTTCGTCGGGAGTTCGGCCGTCGACAGGCGAGACAGTACGCTCGCGTTCAGGAGGACGCGATCGATCGAGTCGAAGGACTGGTCGACGCCCTCGACATCGACTGCGGGTTCGAACGTCAGCCGTCGTACCTCTACAGCAACGAACCCGACGCGATCCAGCGCGAGACGGATGCCGCACAGGCTGCCGGACTCGAGGCGACGTACGTGACCTCGGTGCCGCCGTTCGAGCGGGCGCAGGCGGCCGTGCGCTTCGACGACCAGGCGTGGTTTCACCCGCGAAAGTACCTGCTCGCGATTACGGACGAATTGCGAGACGACGAGGGCGCGAGCGTCTACGAACGCACCCGCGTGACGGACCTCGATCCGGGGACGCCGTGTCGCGTTCACACCTCCGAGGGGACCGTGACGGCGCGGCGAGTCGTTCTCGCGACCGGGTTCCCCATCCTCGATCGGATCGGCTACTTCGCACGGATGCACCCCAAGCGTTCGTACGTGCTCGGGATCCGTCTCGCGGGCGATCCGCCCGAGGGGATGTACTACCGCTCGAGCGACAACTATCGATCCGTACGCAGCCATCGCGACACTGATGGCGAACTCTTGCTCGTCGGCGGCGAGAATCACAAGACCGGCCAGGGCGGCTCGACCGCCGAGCGCTACCAGCGACTCGAGCGCTGGGCTCGTGAACGGTTTCCCGTGGACGAGGTCGCCTATCGCTGGTCGACGCAGGATTACAAACCGGTCGACAAAGTGCCGTTCGTCGGTCGCGTCGGCGGGGCCGAAAACGTCCTCGTCGCGACCGGTTTTCGCGGCTGGGGGATGACGAACGGCGTCGCCGCCGGAACCCTACTCGCGAAGCTCGTTACGGGCGAGGAGCCCCCGGAACGCGACCTGTTCGACCCGCTTCGATTCACGCCGAAGACCTCGGCTGGCTCGGCGCTCACTGAAAACGCCGACGCGATGAGCCAGTTCGCGACCGACTGGGCGCGCTCGCTGCTCTCGCCCGGCCTCGAGTCCCTCGACCCAGGCGAGGGTCGGGTCGTCCGACAGGGTGGCAAACCCGTCGCCTGCTCGCGCGACGACGACGGTGAACTCCACGCGACGTCCGCCGTTTGCACGCACATGTACTGCGTCGTCGAGTGGAACGACGCCGAAGGAAGCTGGGATTGCCCGTGTCACGGCTCTCGGTTCGACCCCGACGGCGACGTGCTCGAGGGGCCGGCGACCGACGACTTGCCGAAGCGGGAGTCACTCGATGGGCCGCCATCGGATTCCGAACCCGGGTCGAACCGGTGA
- a CDS encoding TIGR01548 family HAD-type hydrolase — MNADAVVLDIDGVLVDVEDSYRRAIVESIETVYDRTIRKPDIQQFKDAGGFNNDWELTYAAALYVLATGEGYSTSIDEYTDEIAARGGGLEAAEGAIREELGARATQRVTERWDRERLRDVFQQLYLGADLYRGLEGGDPDRETPGFIHDEPVLLGEGTREAILEQYDVGVVTGRPEAEAEIALERVGLESEIPLEHRFTMDDWAEGKPHPHALTTLAERFDADSVVFVGDTLDDVRTATNAADVDPDREYHGVGVLTGGLTGEAGRRAYEAEDAAAVLESIDELPSLLES; from the coding sequence ATGAACGCAGATGCTGTCGTCCTCGATATCGATGGCGTGCTCGTCGACGTGGAAGACTCCTACCGACGTGCGATCGTCGAGTCGATCGAGACCGTCTACGACCGAACGATCCGCAAGCCCGACATTCAGCAGTTCAAAGACGCGGGCGGGTTCAACAACGACTGGGAACTGACGTACGCCGCAGCGCTGTACGTCCTCGCGACGGGTGAAGGGTACAGCACGTCCATCGACGAGTATACTGACGAAATCGCCGCTCGAGGCGGCGGACTCGAGGCCGCCGAAGGCGCGATTCGTGAGGAACTCGGCGCGCGGGCGACCCAGCGCGTCACGGAGCGCTGGGATCGAGAGCGACTCCGCGACGTCTTCCAGCAGTTGTACCTCGGAGCCGACCTCTATCGGGGCCTCGAGGGCGGGGACCCTGATCGAGAGACGCCCGGGTTCATCCACGACGAACCGGTGTTGCTCGGGGAAGGGACGCGCGAGGCCATCCTCGAACAGTACGACGTCGGCGTCGTCACGGGCCGGCCGGAAGCGGAGGCCGAAATCGCGCTGGAGCGTGTCGGTCTCGAGAGCGAGATTCCACTCGAGCACCGATTCACGATGGACGACTGGGCCGAAGGAAAGCCACATCCCCACGCGTTGACCACGCTTGCCGAGCGATTCGACGCCGACAGCGTCGTCTTCGTCGGCGACACCTTGGACGACGTTCGAACGGCCACGAACGCGGCCGACGTGGACCCCGACCGGGAGTACCACGGCGTGGGTGTCCTCACTGGCGGTCTCACGGGCGAGGCGGGCCGGCGTGCGTACGAAGCCGAAGACGCGGCGGCCGTGCTCGAGTCGATCGACGAACTGCCGTCGCTGCTCGAGTCGTAG
- a CDS encoding MFS transporter — MQETGTTYLARARTLETTIPLVTDEPTEPNDIDRETSDSDGEVEIEVTRGRDERFDDAPGSLSDRRHDRETTHDRLEGNASESVSDGALADELGRIDIMTTPEGYVEGRIIDVAGVDSTTVELTVSLPHGETASFPLEKPIPWSREFLLARLVEDIGYDAASIDHIVGEPVYVQRTDLEANDEEWWAWESSLQTASDALLSSLSGGRYRLEREQTPEWRLVDPLERPEPKAEPDSTLVTDERLGIAFVLVGTLVAAIGGVLGATGTLVVSASVLGALALGLAIVLVGLAIGTRDSS; from the coding sequence ATGCAAGAGACGGGAACGACTTACCTCGCTCGCGCCCGTACGCTCGAGACGACCATCCCACTCGTGACCGACGAACCTACCGAACCGAACGATATCGACCGCGAGACCAGCGATAGCGACGGTGAAGTCGAAATCGAGGTCACTCGCGGACGCGACGAGCGATTCGACGACGCTCCCGGTTCACTCAGTGACCGACGACACGACCGAGAGACGACTCACGACCGACTCGAGGGGAATGCCAGTGAGTCCGTTTCGGACGGAGCCCTCGCCGACGAACTCGGTCGGATCGACATCATGACGACGCCTGAAGGGTACGTCGAGGGTCGCATCATCGACGTCGCCGGCGTCGATTCCACCACAGTCGAACTCACTGTCTCTCTCCCCCACGGCGAGACCGCCTCGTTCCCCCTCGAGAAACCGATTCCGTGGTCCCGGGAGTTTCTCCTCGCCCGACTCGTCGAAGACATCGGCTACGACGCTGCCTCGATCGACCACATCGTCGGCGAACCCGTCTACGTCCAGCGAACGGATCTCGAGGCCAACGACGAGGAGTGGTGGGCGTGGGAATCCTCGCTCCAAACCGCCAGCGACGCGTTGCTCTCCTCACTCTCGGGCGGGCGATACCGACTCGAGCGAGAGCAAACACCCGAGTGGCGACTCGTGGATCCCCTCGAGCGACCGGAGCCGAAGGCGGAACCCGACTCGACGCTCGTCACCGACGAACGCCTCGGTATCGCGTTCGTCCTCGTGGGAACGCTCGTCGCTGCGATCGGTGGCGTCCTCGGCGCGACCGGGACGCTCGTCGTCTCGGCGTCCGTACTCGGAGCCCTCGCTCTCGGGCTCGCGATCGTGCTGGTAGGACTCGCTATCGGCACTCGCGACTCATCGTGA
- a CDS encoding UPF0146 family protein has protein sequence MSHSRRNPETLLESLADFESLVEVGIGRRSDIAAALVARSANVTATDVHDRSVPDGVGFVRDDIVDPNLPIYEGVEAIYAQNLPPELHRPALDVAREVDAAFLFTTLGGDQPAVPVERVTIDSGTLYVARSSESR, from the coding sequence GTGTCCCACTCTCGCCGGAACCCGGAGACGTTGCTCGAGTCCTTGGCCGATTTCGAGTCACTCGTCGAGGTCGGTATCGGCCGTCGAAGCGATATCGCGGCGGCCCTCGTCGCTCGCAGCGCGAACGTCACCGCGACGGACGTTCACGATCGATCGGTTCCGGACGGCGTGGGGTTCGTCCGGGACGATATCGTCGATCCAAATCTTCCGATCTACGAGGGTGTCGAGGCGATTTACGCACAAAACCTCCCTCCTGAGTTACATCGCCCGGCACTCGACGTCGCTCGCGAGGTCGACGCTGCGTTCTTGTTTACGACGCTCGGTGGCGACCAGCCCGCGGTTCCCGTCGAGCGGGTGACCATCGACTCGGGGACGCTGTACGTGGCTCGCTCGAGCGAGTCTCGATGA
- a CDS encoding ribosome biogenesis/translation initiation ATPase RLI, with protein sequence MADDSIAVVDLDRCQPDRCSYECKNYCPPNRTGKECITLRGEDTDEGQPEQIHISEEICLGETCGICVEKCPFDAIEIINLPKELQNDPAHRYGENAFSLYGLPAPQDGQVTGILGPNGIGKTTAIRILAGELEPNLGRHDEDVDWDDVLEAYRGTELQDYIAAVRDGDVTVARKPQYVDQIPNTFDGNTRELLEQTNERGALDELVERLSLGPVMDQSIDDLSGGELQRVAIAATLARDTDFYFLDEITPYLDIGQRVTAARLIRDLAEKEDRSMLVIEHDLAILDLLADTLHVAYGEPGAYGVITAPKSVRNGINEYLSGYLDNENMRIRPDPIEFEEHAPRAASHTEPLVEYPDLTKSYGDGEFSLEVEGGTIRQNEVLGIVGPNGIGKSTFAKLLTGNLEPDEGDADLDLDISYKPQYVTIDQHMRVDAFLSSITDQFGSSYWNTEIAQPLQLERIMEQNLADLSGGERQRVAIAACLSDSADLYLLDEPSAHLDVEQRVQATSAIRRYAEQQDATVMVIDHDTYMIDLLADRLMVFDGEPAEHGRASGPQPMREGMNDFLANLEVTFRRDERTSRPRINKPDSQLDKQQKADGEYYYAP encoded by the coding sequence ATGGCTGATGACAGTATCGCCGTCGTAGACTTAGATCGGTGCCAGCCAGATCGATGTAGCTACGAGTGTAAGAACTACTGCCCGCCGAATCGGACGGGAAAGGAGTGTATCACCCTTCGGGGTGAAGATACGGACGAAGGGCAACCCGAACAGATTCACATCTCCGAAGAGATCTGTCTGGGCGAAACCTGCGGAATCTGCGTCGAAAAGTGTCCCTTCGACGCCATCGAGATCATCAACCTCCCGAAGGAACTCCAGAACGATCCGGCCCATCGCTACGGCGAGAACGCCTTCTCGCTCTATGGGCTCCCAGCACCACAGGACGGGCAAGTCACCGGGATTCTCGGCCCGAACGGTATCGGGAAGACCACTGCCATCCGAATTTTAGCCGGTGAACTCGAGCCGAATCTCGGACGCCACGACGAAGACGTCGACTGGGACGACGTCCTCGAGGCCTATCGCGGGACGGAACTCCAGGACTACATCGCAGCCGTCCGTGACGGCGACGTGACGGTCGCCCGAAAGCCCCAGTACGTCGACCAGATTCCGAACACGTTCGATGGCAATACACGCGAGTTGCTCGAGCAAACTAACGAACGTGGGGCGCTCGACGAACTCGTCGAGCGACTCTCGCTCGGGCCGGTGATGGACCAATCGATCGACGACCTCTCCGGCGGGGAACTCCAGCGTGTGGCCATCGCGGCGACGCTGGCTCGCGATACGGACTTTTACTTCCTCGACGAGATCACGCCGTACCTCGATATCGGGCAGCGAGTGACGGCGGCCCGACTGATCCGAGACCTCGCCGAGAAAGAGGATCGGTCGATGCTCGTCATCGAACACGACCTCGCCATTCTCGACTTACTGGCCGACACGCTCCACGTCGCCTACGGTGAGCCCGGTGCCTACGGTGTCATTACGGCCCCGAAATCCGTCCGAAACGGGATCAACGAGTACCTCTCGGGCTACCTCGACAACGAGAACATGCGGATCCGACCGGATCCCATCGAGTTCGAAGAACACGCGCCTCGAGCGGCGAGTCACACTGAGCCGCTCGTCGAGTACCCCGACCTCACTAAGAGCTACGGCGACGGCGAGTTCTCCCTCGAGGTCGAGGGCGGGACGATCCGCCAGAACGAGGTGCTCGGCATCGTCGGTCCGAACGGCATCGGGAAGTCGACGTTCGCGAAACTTCTCACGGGGAACCTCGAGCCAGACGAAGGGGACGCGGACCTCGACCTCGACATCTCCTACAAGCCACAGTACGTGACGATCGACCAGCACATGCGCGTCGACGCGTTCCTCTCGTCGATCACGGACCAGTTCGGTTCGTCGTACTGGAACACCGAAATCGCTCAACCGCTCCAACTCGAGCGGATCATGGAGCAGAATCTCGCAGACCTCTCGGGCGGTGAACGCCAGCGGGTGGCAATCGCGGCCTGTCTCTCCGACTCCGCGGATCTGTACCTCCTCGACGAACCGTCGGCGCACCTCGACGTCGAACAGCGGGTGCAGGCGACGAGCGCGATCCGGCGCTACGCTGAACAACAGGACGCGACGGTCATGGTCATCGACCACGACACGTACATGATCGACCTGCTCGCGGACCGATTGATGGTCTTCGACGGCGAACCAGCCGAACACGGTCGGGCCAGTGGGCCACAACCGATGCGCGAGGGCATGAACGACTTCCTGGCGAATCTCGAGGTCACGTTCCGCCGGGACGAGCGTACGTCGCGTCCGCGAATCAACAAGCCCGATTCGCAACTCGACAAACAGCAGAAAGCAGACGGCGAGTACTACTACGCGCCCTGA
- a CDS encoding DUF7344 domain-containing protein, with the protein MSSDSRKGEIFDLLSNQRRRYTIHYCKRENEPVTIGDLAEHVAAWELDKEVTELTSAERKRVYTSLQQTHLPTLERADVIEFDDRTIELTDEAADLEIYLDIVPSGSIPWAMYYLGLTAIGAVVVSGLWLGAIPTETVSELFWGTLVFSVFGVSAVVHAFQARKQQLGRMERPP; encoded by the coding sequence ATGAGTAGCGACTCGAGAAAGGGGGAGATATTCGATCTGCTGAGCAATCAGCGTCGCCGCTATACGATTCACTACTGTAAACGCGAGAACGAACCGGTGACGATCGGCGACCTGGCGGAACACGTGGCGGCCTGGGAACTCGACAAGGAGGTCACAGAACTCACGTCTGCAGAGCGAAAGCGCGTGTACACGTCCTTACAGCAGACACATTTGCCGACGCTCGAGCGAGCGGACGTGATCGAGTTCGACGACCGAACGATCGAACTGACGGACGAGGCGGCGGACCTCGAGATCTACCTCGATATCGTCCCGTCGGGCTCGATTCCGTGGGCAATGTACTACCTCGGGTTGACGGCGATTGGCGCGGTCGTCGTGAGCGGACTCTGGTTGGGGGCGATACCAACGGAGACCGTTTCAGAGCTATTCTGGGGAACGCTGGTCTTTTCGGTGTTCGGAGTTTCGGCCGTCGTCCACGCGTTTCAGGCCCGAAAGCAGCAACTCGGACGAATGGAGCGTCCACCGTAA
- a CDS encoding metalloprotease family protein, with protein sequence MASEYVVAAVALVVALVAVAVAVSGFSYLLWLVLRVFSAPGVVVHEFAHKQACDAAGVPVAEVVYFRLGDPPGYVRHHHPKRYRTSFLISVAPFLVNTIISLVAFLGFAWLVTTTVDVASVSAAVADLRVAPPETLALVGLSGWLGLSVGMQAFPSTGDAKTLWTRSSSEWRQSPLVLLGVPVVVVIYVANLLSWLWADVLYALALGVAAFSVVGWIGL encoded by the coding sequence ATGGCCAGTGAGTACGTGGTCGCTGCCGTCGCGCTCGTCGTTGCGCTCGTGGCCGTGGCGGTGGCAGTTTCGGGTTTCAGCTACCTCCTCTGGTTAGTGCTTCGAGTGTTCTCTGCGCCCGGCGTCGTCGTCCACGAGTTCGCCCACAAACAAGCCTGTGACGCTGCCGGGGTTCCCGTCGCGGAGGTGGTGTACTTCCGACTGGGTGACCCGCCGGGGTACGTTCGCCACCACCACCCGAAGCGCTATCGCACGTCGTTCCTCATCAGCGTCGCGCCGTTTCTGGTGAACACGATCATCTCCCTCGTCGCGTTCCTCGGGTTCGCCTGGCTCGTGACGACGACCGTCGACGTCGCGTCGGTCTCCGCGGCGGTTGCCGACCTGCGTGTCGCCCCACCCGAAACACTCGCGCTCGTCGGACTCAGCGGGTGGCTGGGACTCTCCGTTGGGATGCAGGCGTTTCCGAGCACCGGCGACGCGAAAACGCTCTGGACGCGCTCGAGTTCCGAGTGGCGCCAGTCGCCGCTCGTGTTGCTCGGCGTTCCCGTCGTCGTCGTCATCTACGTCGCGAACCTGCTCTCGTGGCTGTGGGCCGACGTGCTCTACGCGCTGGCGCTCGGCGTCGCCGCGTTTTCCGTCGTCGGCTGGATCGGTTTGTGA
- a CDS encoding archaemetzincin family Zn-dependent metalloprotease, whose product MLVDIVPVGNVPANVKRAASSALRSVYDCDVTINDAQPVPNGAYDADRNQYTAETFIQLAERVGNGEKNIAITPHDLFYRRRNYVFGLAYLDGSGSVVSTYRLQTSSDGGFSNQSAADIFQDRVRKEIVHEIGHTYGLEHCDNNRCVMNFSPTVREVDIKEENLCGSCQRLIS is encoded by the coding sequence ATGCTCGTCGATATCGTGCCGGTCGGAAACGTCCCCGCCAACGTCAAACGGGCGGCTTCTTCCGCGTTGCGATCGGTATACGATTGCGACGTGACGATCAACGACGCCCAACCGGTCCCCAACGGTGCGTACGACGCCGACCGAAACCAGTACACTGCAGAAACCTTCATCCAACTCGCCGAACGCGTCGGCAACGGCGAGAAGAACATCGCTATCACGCCACACGACCTCTTCTATCGCCGTCGAAACTACGTCTTCGGACTCGCTTATCTCGACGGCAGCGGCAGCGTCGTCTCGACCTATCGCCTCCAGACCTCGAGCGACGGCGGCTTTTCGAATCAAAGTGCAGCCGACATCTTTCAAGACCGCGTCCGTAAAGAGATCGTCCACGAAATCGGCCACACCTACGGCCTCGAACACTGTGACAACAACCGCTGCGTGATGAACTTCTCGCCGACCGTCCGCGAAGTCGACATCAAAGAGGAGAACCTCTGTGGCAGCTGTCAGCGATTGATTAGCTAA
- a CDS encoding EMC6-like membrane protein, whose translation MSTESISDRREHIRSISVTALSALLGVAAGFASLAITGDAASADAAASDMRGLLLVLGAILAQFILFDFTSIYGDDEFGAKHYLYIVFMTFSFWFVTFGILLTTGASV comes from the coding sequence ATGTCGACCGAATCGATTAGTGACCGACGCGAGCATATTCGCTCGATCAGCGTGACGGCGCTGTCGGCGCTGCTCGGCGTCGCTGCCGGGTTTGCCTCGCTGGCGATTACCGGCGACGCCGCTTCGGCAGACGCGGCAGCGTCGGATATGCGAGGGCTCTTGCTCGTGTTGGGGGCAATCCTCGCCCAGTTCATCCTCTTTGACTTCACGAGCATTTACGGGGACGACGAGTTCGGGGCGAAACACTACCTGTACATCGTGTTCATGACCTTCTCGTTCTGGTTCGTGACGTTTGGTATCCTGCTCACCACGGGGGCAAGCGTCTAA
- a CDS encoding glycerophosphodiester phosphodiesterase, whose translation MATPTVIAHRGYAGVAPENTLEAAAVAADDDRTAMLEIDVQPAACGTPVVIHDERLEGARDGRPLTDGSGHVWETPLKELQETRVLGTDATVPTLEAFLESIPETMGVNVELKNPGTTDVRFAEALPADEREERRAVWAPFVERVVDACEAFDGEILFSSFCEGALAALRDVAPRYPAATLVWHDLEAGLEITRRYDCEAVHPPRNAILETGLEQTTYAGFSGEAAPSIDVLEEAHGEGRTVNVWTVTTWNQFEALAAAGVDGIIADYPGLGSFSDA comes from the coding sequence ATGGCCACTCCGACCGTCATCGCTCACCGCGGCTACGCCGGCGTCGCACCCGAGAACACCCTCGAAGCGGCCGCCGTCGCGGCCGATGACGACCGAACGGCGATGCTCGAGATCGACGTTCAGCCGGCCGCCTGTGGAACCCCCGTCGTGATCCACGACGAACGACTCGAGGGGGCGCGCGACGGACGGCCGCTCACCGACGGTTCGGGACACGTCTGGGAGACGCCACTCAAGGAACTCCAGGAGACGCGCGTGCTCGGAACTGACGCGACGGTGCCGACGCTCGAGGCGTTCCTCGAGTCGATTCCCGAGACGATGGGCGTCAACGTCGAGTTGAAGAATCCGGGGACGACCGACGTGCGATTTGCGGAGGCGTTGCCGGCCGACGAGCGCGAGGAGCGACGTGCGGTGTGGGCTCCGTTCGTCGAACGAGTCGTCGACGCGTGCGAGGCGTTCGACGGCGAGATTCTCTTTTCGTCGTTCTGCGAGGGAGCTCTCGCGGCCCTTCGCGACGTGGCTCCCCGGTATCCAGCCGCGACGCTCGTCTGGCACGACCTCGAGGCGGGCCTCGAGATCACCCGTCGCTACGACTGCGAGGCGGTTCACCCGCCGCGAAACGCGATCCTCGAAACTGGACTCGAGCAGACCACGTACGCAGGGTTTTCGGGAGAGGCGGCTCCGAGTATCGACGTTCTCGAGGAAGCCCACGGGGAGGGACGAACGGTGAACGTCTGGACGGTGACGACCTGGAATCAGTTCGAGGCGCTCGCCGCGGCGGGCGTCGACGGGATCATCGCCGACTACCCCGGCCTCGGCTCGTTTTCGGACGCGTGA